A window of Sphingobium herbicidovorans contains these coding sequences:
- a CDS encoding spinster family MFS transporter, translating into MRPASNPWLVLATLLAIYIVNYADRYLITGLVGPIKTEFGIGDAMMGMLMGPAFVLLYVVLGVPFARLADRTSRVQIIAAGCVLWSGATVATGLASGPISLTLARVGVGIGEAAFVAPAYSLLSDYFRPERRSLAFAILGLAAYVGQIAGQAGGPAIAAAHDWRMAFYSMGGIGVILGFGALLLIREPRRSGIGGEQAQALPLGQLVQCLARSPAYLLMMFAFGFGVLSGVSFGFWGPELFTRAYGLDPVAVKSTFALNFGLSGLVGMLLFGALSDRLARRSMIWPSRLSALALGAATCAILMASWAGSFNMARLAAIPAGLLGGGWSVGFIATLQYMLPSRIRASSTALFLAVTTLLGFFVGPWATGSLSQAIGQDAAALRIALTLIIPFGFLSALLGWAAASRVEQDRARLDDALSIRPADPLLARAAAERG; encoded by the coding sequence ATGCGTCCTGCTTCAAACCCCTGGCTGGTGTTGGCGACGCTGTTGGCGATCTACATCGTTAACTATGCCGACCGCTATCTGATCACTGGCCTGGTCGGACCGATCAAAACCGAGTTTGGCATTGGCGATGCGATGATGGGCATGTTGATGGGCCCTGCCTTCGTTCTGCTCTATGTCGTCCTGGGCGTGCCCTTTGCCCGGCTCGCGGATCGTACGTCGCGCGTTCAGATCATCGCGGCTGGATGTGTCCTGTGGAGCGGCGCGACGGTTGCTACCGGTCTGGCGAGCGGTCCCATCAGTCTGACGCTTGCGCGGGTCGGCGTGGGCATTGGCGAGGCCGCCTTCGTTGCCCCGGCCTATTCGCTGCTGTCCGACTATTTCCGCCCGGAACGACGAAGCCTTGCCTTCGCGATACTGGGCCTTGCCGCCTATGTGGGGCAGATCGCCGGCCAGGCTGGCGGCCCGGCGATAGCGGCTGCGCATGATTGGCGCATGGCCTTCTATAGCATGGGCGGGATTGGGGTCATCCTGGGCTTTGGTGCGCTGCTGTTGATCCGCGAACCGCGGCGCAGCGGCATCGGTGGGGAACAGGCGCAGGCGCTGCCGCTGGGCCAATTGGTGCAGTGTCTGGCGCGGAGCCCCGCCTATCTGTTGATGATGTTCGCTTTCGGCTTTGGCGTGCTGTCCGGCGTTTCGTTCGGTTTTTGGGGGCCAGAGCTGTTCACGCGCGCCTATGGGCTTGATCCGGTAGCCGTGAAATCGACTTTCGCTCTTAACTTCGGCTTGTCCGGCCTGGTTGGCATGCTGCTGTTCGGCGCATTGTCCGACAGGCTCGCCCGGCGCAGCATGATTTGGCCATCGCGCCTTTCGGCGCTGGCGCTCGGCGCCGCGACCTGCGCGATATTGATGGCCAGTTGGGCGGGCAGCTTCAACATGGCGCGACTGGCCGCCATTCCGGCGGGGCTGCTGGGCGGCGGCTGGTCAGTCGGCTTTATCGCGACGCTGCAATATATGCTGCCGTCGCGCATCCGGGCGTCATCGACGGCGCTGTTCCTGGCCGTTACGACATTGCTCGGATTTTTCGTCGGGCCATGGGCCACCGGATCGCTTAGTCAGGCGATTGGCCAGGACGCTGCGGCGCTCCGCATCGCCCTGACACTGATTATCCCTTTCGGGTTCCTTTCGGCCCTGCTCGGCTGGGCAGCGGCGAGCCGGGTGGAGCAGGACCGCGCAAGGCTGGATGACGCGCTTTCGATTCGACCTGCCGATCCTTTGCTGGCAAGAGCGGCGGCAGAAAGAGGTTGA
- a CDS encoding SDR family NAD(P)-dependent oxidoreductase, with protein MMRGLAGKAGIVAGGGRGIGAATARRLAAEGASVVIGDIMGEWADEAARSIRGEGGRAIGVMLDGTKAESQAAIVEAALGEFGRLDFYHSNLAGGTEGDIDVLNCSEEVLDRSFAINAKSHFLATQAALPVLLERGGGAMIYTSSGAAISGNPLQVAYPMTKNAVHALVRHVARKFGKQGIRANGICPGVVLTEAVAQHLTQDYVNSMLDNLPHRRLGKPDDIASAVAFLASDDGEWVNGQLWHVNGGSLLRD; from the coding sequence ATGATGCGCGGACTGGCAGGCAAGGCAGGTATCGTCGCGGGCGGCGGGCGCGGCATCGGGGCTGCGACGGCAAGGCGGCTGGCAGCCGAAGGCGCGTCGGTGGTGATCGGCGACATCATGGGCGAGTGGGCTGATGAGGCCGCGCGGTCCATCCGTGGCGAAGGCGGGCGCGCAATCGGCGTAATGCTCGACGGGACCAAGGCGGAGTCGCAGGCGGCGATCGTCGAAGCGGCGCTGGGCGAGTTCGGGCGGCTCGATTTTTACCACAGCAATCTGGCGGGCGGCACCGAAGGCGACATCGATGTGCTGAATTGCAGTGAGGAGGTGCTGGACCGATCCTTCGCCATCAATGCAAAGAGCCATTTCCTCGCAACGCAGGCGGCGCTGCCGGTGCTTCTGGAGCGGGGCGGCGGGGCGATGATCTATACGTCATCGGGCGCTGCAATCTCGGGCAATCCACTACAGGTTGCCTATCCCATGACGAAGAATGCCGTGCACGCGCTCGTCCGCCATGTCGCCCGCAAGTTTGGCAAGCAGGGCATTCGCGCCAATGGCATCTGTCCGGGCGTCGTCCTGACCGAAGCGGTCGCGCAGCATCTTACGCAGGATTATGTCAATTCCATGCTCGACAATCTGCCGCACCGCCGTCTTGGCAAGCCCGACGACATTGCAAGCGCGGTCGCCTTTCTAGCGTCGGACGATGGAGAATGGGTCAATGGTCAGCTTTGGCACGTCAACGGCGGCTCGCTTCTGCGAGACTGA
- a CDS encoding amidase, with protein sequence MASVAAAAMVGMAGAAKGAAPRSSPLDTQDALGLAELVRQKQVSPGELLEAAIARAEALNPQFNFLAQKHYDYGRAAIAKGLPQGPFSGVPWLLKDLNTYIAGLPTENGSRFYKGYRPQVTSELVRRIETAGFVIFGKTTVPELGLTGTTENKLTGDTRNPWAPDRIAGGSSGGAAAAVAAGVLPAAHATDGGGSIRIPASCCGLFGMKPSRGRVPMGPPRTEGWGGLSVHHAVTRSVRDSAAILDATQGPEPGSRYAAPAPVETFLSQVGKAPDRLRIALMLDAPAGSPVDRECLEAARQAARLCESLGHHVEEAAPKLDIAAMGAASFVLIGSSVAADMADRAKARGIAIGPDVLEPITLGFVGYGQKTTGMDFARANNILQTAAIAMAQFMANYDVILSPTLGAPPLRIGQIGLSPDVDFAAWGQRAASFSPFTQIANMTGQPAMSVPLAMSSAGLPIGVMFMGRYGDEALLFRLAGQLEDAAPWKNKRPAAWNSWRE encoded by the coding sequence ATGGCAAGCGTTGCCGCCGCCGCAATGGTTGGCATGGCCGGGGCGGCGAAGGGCGCTGCGCCGCGTTCCAGCCCGCTCGACACCCAGGACGCCTTGGGACTGGCGGAGTTGGTCCGCCAGAAGCAGGTCTCGCCCGGCGAACTGCTGGAGGCGGCGATCGCCAGGGCGGAAGCGCTCAATCCCCAATTCAACTTCCTTGCGCAGAAACATTATGACTATGGCCGGGCGGCGATAGCGAAGGGTTTGCCGCAAGGCCCCTTCAGCGGCGTTCCCTGGCTGTTGAAGGATCTGAACACCTATATTGCGGGATTGCCGACTGAAAATGGCAGCCGCTTCTACAAGGGCTATCGGCCTCAAGTGACGTCCGAACTGGTCCGGCGCATCGAAACGGCAGGCTTCGTCATATTTGGCAAGACGACGGTGCCTGAACTGGGCCTTACCGGCACGACCGAGAACAAGCTGACCGGAGATACGCGCAATCCATGGGCCCCGGACCGCATCGCCGGCGGATCGTCTGGTGGCGCGGCAGCGGCCGTTGCGGCAGGCGTGCTGCCTGCGGCTCATGCAACGGACGGGGGCGGATCAATTCGCATCCCGGCGTCCTGTTGCGGCCTGTTCGGGATGAAGCCGAGCCGGGGCCGCGTGCCTATGGGGCCACCGCGCACCGAAGGCTGGGGTGGGCTGTCAGTGCACCATGCAGTCACCCGGAGCGTGCGCGATTCCGCCGCGATCCTGGATGCGACACAAGGGCCGGAGCCGGGAAGCCGTTACGCAGCGCCTGCTCCGGTTGAGACGTTCCTGTCGCAAGTCGGCAAGGCGCCAGATCGTCTGCGCATCGCCCTGATGCTCGATGCGCCTGCCGGTTCGCCGGTCGACCGGGAATGTTTGGAAGCTGCGCGTCAGGCGGCGCGGCTGTGCGAGAGCCTGGGGCACCATGTCGAAGAAGCCGCGCCCAAGCTGGACATTGCGGCGATGGGCGCGGCCAGTTTCGTGCTGATCGGTTCATCGGTCGCGGCGGATATGGCCGATCGTGCAAAGGCGAGGGGAATTGCCATCGGCCCGGATGTGCTGGAGCCAATCACCCTTGGCTTCGTCGGCTATGGACAGAAGACGACGGGCATGGACTTTGCCCGGGCGAACAACATATTGCAGACCGCGGCGATCGCCATGGCTCAGTTCATGGCGAATTACGACGTCATCCTGTCTCCGACGCTGGGCGCGCCGCCGCTGAGGATCGGCCAGATTGGCCTGTCGCCCGATGTGGACTTCGCGGCATGGGGGCAGCGGGCCGCCAGCTTTTCGCCCTTTACCCAGATCGCCAACATGACCGGCCAGCCCGCAATGTCGGTGCCGCTCGCCATGTCCTCTGCGGGCCTGCCGATCGGCGTCATGTTCATGGGCCGCTATGGTGATGAAGCGCTGTTGTTCCGGCTGGCGGGCCAGTTGGAAGACGCCGCCCCGTGGAAAAACAAACGCCCTGCGGCCTGGAATAGCTGGAGAGAATGA
- a CDS encoding Rieske 2Fe-2S domain-containing protein, which translates to MSNHETGAATDARTPPVAVWQILEKLKGQELLDWRLAEVKDRASIEERNLDIGIPFGWYPVLLSSELAAGEVKPLRYFSKDLAIWRGEDGKVRMLDAYCKHLGAHMGHGGKVHGNLLECPFHAWRYDGDEAVVKDVPYARNIPPQVKRKCTRNWHITEANRWIWAWYHPQDVAPLFDVAVLPEASDPEWTDFEIHEWNVWGSLQNMAENGVDVAHFRFIHGTANVPLGELRWGDWGRGADVKAKMGTPLGEVDGCISYDTMGPGQSWTRFTGISETLLVACLAPVELDHVHVRFCFTQPKAQAEGERAGVAKAIIRDICKQFDQDKVVWDRQKFEPNPIICDGDGPIPQFRKYYARYYADQDAA; encoded by the coding sequence ATGTCCAACCATGAAACCGGCGCTGCGACCGACGCGCGCACGCCCCCCGTTGCCGTCTGGCAGATCCTTGAAAAGCTGAAAGGGCAGGAACTGCTCGACTGGCGCTTGGCGGAGGTCAAGGACCGCGCCTCGATCGAGGAACGCAACCTTGATATCGGCATTCCCTTCGGCTGGTATCCCGTGCTGCTGTCGTCGGAACTGGCAGCGGGCGAAGTGAAGCCGCTGCGTTATTTTTCCAAGGATCTGGCGATCTGGCGGGGCGAGGACGGAAAGGTCCGCATGCTCGATGCCTATTGCAAGCATCTGGGCGCACATATGGGTCATGGCGGCAAGGTGCATGGCAATCTGCTGGAATGTCCGTTTCACGCCTGGCGCTATGACGGGGATGAGGCGGTGGTGAAGGATGTTCCCTATGCCCGCAACATCCCGCCGCAGGTAAAGCGGAAATGCACGCGCAACTGGCATATCACCGAAGCGAACCGCTGGATCTGGGCCTGGTATCATCCCCAGGATGTCGCTCCGCTGTTCGACGTCGCGGTTCTGCCGGAAGCGAGCGATCCTGAGTGGACCGATTTTGAAATCCATGAATGGAATGTCTGGGGATCGCTCCAGAACATGGCGGAAAACGGCGTTGATGTGGCGCACTTCCGCTTCATTCACGGCACCGCCAATGTTCCCTTGGGGGAGTTGCGCTGGGGTGATTGGGGCCGGGGCGCGGATGTAAAGGCGAAGATGGGCACGCCTTTGGGCGAAGTCGATGGCTGCATCAGCTATGACACGATGGGTCCGGGGCAGAGCTGGACACGCTTTACCGGTATTTCGGAAACCCTGCTGGTCGCCTGCCTTGCGCCGGTCGAGCTGGACCATGTGCATGTCCGTTTCTGCTTCACGCAGCCCAAGGCGCAGGCCGAGGGGGAGCGTGCAGGCGTGGCAAAGGCCATCATCCGCGACATCTGCAAACAGTTCGATCAGGACAAGGTCGTGTGGGACCGGCAAAAGTTCGAGCCCAATCCGATCATCTGCGATGGTGACGGCCCGATCCCGCAGTTCCGCAAATATTATGCGCGTTACTATGCCGATCAGGATGCTGCCTGA
- a CDS encoding amidohydrolase family protein → MGMPKDIKIIDCMLGIPEAEDRSAWFDHFRPLIKDQQTLQQFAMPAQYMFKDIPQTGKADDFVSWTVEQMDQYGIDKALVGWTDNATSYRAKEMYGDRFFFDLPCDPNKGMEEVRRIKCIHAEVGLSAISVFPAGTLPQVAINHKYMFPLYTCAAELGLPVLLNAGIPGPRIPMETQKVEHLDEVCWFFPDLKIVMRHGAEPWEALAVKLMLKWPNLYYSTSAFAPKHYPKAIIDYANTRGADKIIYAGYFPMGLSLERIFTDMQSVPFKDDVWPKFLRENAIKVFDLK, encoded by the coding sequence ATGGGCATGCCCAAGGACATCAAGATCATCGATTGCATGCTGGGGATTCCAGAAGCCGAGGACCGGTCGGCCTGGTTCGATCACTTCCGTCCGTTGATAAAGGATCAGCAGACGCTCCAGCAGTTCGCCATGCCGGCGCAATATATGTTCAAAGACATTCCCCAAACCGGGAAGGCGGATGATTTCGTGTCCTGGACCGTTGAGCAGATGGACCAATATGGCATCGACAAGGCGCTGGTCGGGTGGACCGACAATGCCACGTCCTATCGCGCCAAGGAGATGTATGGCGATCGCTTCTTCTTCGATCTGCCCTGCGATCCCAACAAGGGCATGGAGGAAGTAAGGCGGATAAAATGCATTCATGCAGAGGTCGGCCTGTCGGCGATCAGCGTCTTTCCCGCTGGGACGCTGCCCCAGGTGGCGATCAACCACAAATATATGTTCCCGCTCTATACCTGTGCGGCGGAACTGGGGCTGCCGGTACTACTCAATGCAGGGATCCCGGGGCCGCGCATCCCGATGGAGACGCAAAAGGTCGAGCATCTGGACGAAGTGTGCTGGTTCTTCCCGGACCTGAAAATCGTCATGCGCCATGGCGCGGAGCCGTGGGAAGCTCTGGCGGTCAAGCTGATGCTGAAATGGCCTAACCTTTACTATTCGACCAGCGCCTTCGCACCCAAACATTATCCAAAGGCGATCATCGACTACGCGAATACAAGAGGCGCGGACAAGATAATCTACGCGGGCTATTTCCCCATGGGGCTCAGCCTGGAGCGTATCTTCACCGATATGCAGAGTGTCCCCTTCAAGGACGATGTCTGGCCGAAATTCCTGCGGGAAAACGCCATCAAGGTCTTTGACCTAAAATAA
- a CDS encoding class I adenylate-forming enzyme family protein has protein sequence MSKIDPIFAAVTAPGTPFEIEEKDGLRFFVNAPSDLNQLIESARRFRDQACVVDFDGPQGERRLSFADMFAWRDRLAGHLGIGRGDRVAICMRNRAEWIAAFMAVMKLGGVAVLLNSRGSAGDLLSMVDEVTPSLVLADAERAALLREAGYDGRLLDMSEPLEDRSTVEGDGLIARPDDPCAILFTSGTTGRVKGAVLSHRSLITGLLGTQLTGAMVLHNLAREYGMPVEALALKLPPQASLLVSPLFHISGLGSGFLAPLLSGGKIVIMRRWNAEEAVSLIERERVTQLSTVPTMLWDMVHRARTVEADLSSVRNIGSGGQALPLNLLEAVQALCPHAMIGVGYGMTETSGAIAQAVGADFLRAKASAGRVLPLVDVRIEGPSGNVCGVNETGEILVRSAMLMTGYWNRPDDTAKSFTADGWLRTGDIGYQDEDGYIYIVDRAKDMVISGGENIYCAEVERVLSEMPQVTECATFGIPDDRLGEALVAVVQAEGLDELSVIQWVAGRLAPYKAPTRVAFSRDPLPRNHAEKINKIALRALWPELAGKN, from the coding sequence ATGAGTAAGATCGATCCAATTTTCGCGGCAGTCACCGCCCCCGGCACACCCTTTGAAATTGAGGAGAAGGACGGGCTGCGCTTTTTCGTGAACGCGCCATCCGACCTCAATCAGTTGATTGAATCGGCACGCCGATTCCGGGATCAGGCCTGCGTGGTCGATTTCGACGGGCCGCAGGGTGAACGCCGGCTGAGCTTCGCGGATATGTTCGCTTGGCGCGACCGTTTGGCGGGTCATTTGGGTATCGGGCGCGGTGACCGGGTTGCGATCTGCATGCGCAACCGCGCGGAGTGGATCGCCGCCTTTATGGCGGTGATGAAGCTGGGGGGCGTTGCCGTCTTGCTCAACAGCCGCGGGTCGGCGGGCGATCTGCTGTCGATGGTGGACGAAGTAACGCCTTCGCTGGTGTTGGCCGATGCCGAACGGGCCGCGCTGCTTCGCGAGGCGGGCTATGATGGCCGGTTGCTCGACATGAGCGAGCCGCTGGAGGATCGGAGCACGGTGGAGGGAGACGGGCTGATCGCTCGGCCCGACGATCCCTGCGCCATTCTTTTCACATCGGGTACGACGGGGCGCGTGAAAGGCGCGGTGCTGTCGCATCGGAGCCTGATCACCGGATTATTGGGCACGCAACTTACCGGGGCCATGGTCCTGCATAATCTGGCGCGGGAATATGGGATGCCGGTCGAGGCGCTTGCCCTTAAATTGCCGCCCCAGGCCAGTTTGCTGGTGTCGCCGCTGTTCCATATTTCAGGGCTGGGATCCGGCTTCCTGGCGCCGCTTCTGTCGGGCGGGAAGATTGTGATCATGCGCCGCTGGAACGCAGAGGAAGCGGTAAGCCTGATCGAACGCGAGCGGGTGACGCAGCTTTCGACCGTGCCCACGATGCTGTGGGACATGGTGCATCGCGCGCGCACGGTCGAAGCAGACCTGAGTTCGGTGCGTAATATCGGGTCGGGCGGGCAGGCGCTGCCGCTCAACCTGCTGGAAGCGGTGCAGGCGCTCTGCCCCCATGCGATGATAGGCGTTGGCTATGGGATGACCGAGACGTCTGGGGCGATCGCGCAGGCGGTGGGCGCCGACTTCCTGAGGGCCAAGGCGTCGGCCGGGCGCGTGCTGCCGCTGGTGGATGTGCGGATCGAGGGGCCGTCCGGCAATGTGTGCGGCGTCAATGAAACCGGCGAGATACTGGTGCGCAGCGCCATGTTGATGACCGGCTATTGGAACCGGCCGGACGATACGGCCAAGTCCTTCACCGCAGATGGCTGGCTGCGTACCGGCGACATCGGTTATCAGGATGAGGACGGTTATATCTACATCGTCGACCGCGCCAAGGACATGGTCATTTCCGGCGGCGAGAACATCTACTGCGCGGAAGTCGAGCGCGTTCTGAGCGAAATGCCGCAGGTGACCGAATGCGCGACATTCGGGATTCCCGACGATCGGCTGGGCGAGGCGCTGGTAGCAGTCGTGCAGGCGGAAGGGCTGGACGAGCTGAGCGTCATCCAATGGGTGGCAGGACGGCTCGCTCCATACAAGGCGCCGACCCGCGTCGCGTTTTCCCGCGATCCGCTGCCGCGTAATCACGCTGAGAAAATCAACAAGATCGCGCTGCGTGCGCTGTGGCCCGAACTGGCCGGAAAAAACTGA
- a CDS encoding SDR family NAD(P)-dependent oxidoreductase — MSEDFHGRVAIVTGGSDGIGFATASLLAKRGAQVVICGRRQALLDSARDRIAAQGGRVEAIQLDVADTVGLADMIEGIGQKYRRIDMLVNNAMSTHYAPISKLTLDHWRKDFAVNCDAAFVSTKAALKVMTAAGKGSIVNIASTCGIRATVNMASYSASKAALVHFTAVAAMEAAPLGIRVNAIIPGQVQTTPTEQFSALATDTAERVTAAIPMQRGGKPEELAEAIIFMLSDAASYITGAALPVDGGKAAQLYMPS, encoded by the coding sequence ATGAGCGAGGATTTTCACGGCCGCGTCGCCATCGTCACAGGCGGCAGCGACGGCATCGGATTCGCTACTGCCAGCCTGCTGGCCAAGCGCGGCGCGCAGGTCGTCATCTGCGGCCGCCGCCAGGCGTTGCTGGACAGCGCGCGCGACAGGATCGCTGCGCAAGGCGGTCGCGTGGAGGCCATTCAGCTGGATGTCGCCGATACCGTCGGACTTGCCGACATGATCGAAGGCATCGGGCAGAAATATCGCCGCATCGACATGCTGGTGAACAACGCCATGTCGACCCACTATGCCCCGATCAGCAAATTGACTTTGGATCATTGGCGCAAGGATTTCGCCGTCAACTGCGATGCCGCCTTCGTCAGCACCAAGGCCGCGCTCAAGGTGATGACGGCTGCGGGCAAGGGCTCGATCGTCAACATCGCCTCCACCTGTGGTATCCGGGCCACGGTGAACATGGCGAGCTATTCCGCCTCCAAGGCCGCACTCGTACATTTCACCGCAGTCGCCGCGATGGAGGCCGCGCCCCTGGGCATCAGGGTCAACGCGATCATTCCTGGCCAAGTGCAGACCACGCCCACCGAGCAGTTTTCAGCCTTGGCGACCGATACCGCGGAGCGGGTTACGGCCGCCATCCCGATGCAACGAGGAGGAAAGCCGGAAGAACTGGCGGAGGCGATCATTTTCATGCTGTCCGACGCGGCCAGCTACATCACCGGCGCCGCCTTGCCGGTCGACGGTGGAAAGGCGGCTCAACTCTACATGCCCTCATAG